The following proteins are encoded in a genomic region of Roseofilum reptotaenium CS-1145:
- a CDS encoding Uma2 family endonuclease, with amino-acid sequence MHLKSYPRDHLPSAQDLPDSDETPVDNELQDLIPTLLKAMLASIWSERMDWFFGVDMGVYTDPNQPAIVPDGFLSIGVPRIRDEGLRLSYVLWEEQQVPTLVLEVVSKTRRGEYSQKKQQYAQLGVPYYVIYNPLRTQQQRLEVYQLQEGQYQLLSGEPVWLPELNLGIGSDRGTYQGITREWLYWYDEKGDRYPTPEERAESAELELESERQEKELERDRADLQQQRAEGAELELERQQERADRAESDLQQLREKLQQLNIDPDALL; translated from the coding sequence ATGCACCTCAAATCCTATCCTAGAGATCACTTACCCTCAGCTCAAGATTTACCCGACTCAGATGAAACCCCTGTGGATAACGAACTGCAAGATTTAATTCCCACTCTTCTCAAAGCAATGTTGGCCTCTATTTGGTCAGAGCGCATGGATTGGTTTTTTGGTGTAGATATGGGAGTTTACACCGATCCGAACCAACCGGCAATTGTCCCCGATGGTTTTTTGAGTATCGGTGTGCCCAGAATCAGGGATGAAGGTTTACGTTTATCCTATGTTCTTTGGGAAGAGCAACAAGTTCCGACTTTAGTGTTAGAAGTTGTCTCAAAAACCCGAAGAGGAGAATATAGCCAGAAAAAACAACAATATGCCCAACTGGGAGTTCCCTACTATGTCATCTATAATCCTCTGCGAACACAGCAACAGAGATTAGAGGTTTATCAACTTCAGGAGGGTCAATATCAATTATTATCTGGGGAACCGGTATGGTTACCGGAACTGAATTTAGGTATTGGTAGCGATCGCGGCACTTATCAAGGCATTACCAGAGAATGGCTCTATTGGTATGATGAGAAGGGCGATCGCTATCCAACTCCAGAGGAGAGAGCAGAGAGTGCTGAATTAGAGCTAGAGAGTGAACGCCAAGAAAAGGAACTCGAACGAGACAGAGCCGATCTCCAACAACAGCGAGCAGAGGGGGCTGAACTAGAGCTAGAGAGGCAACAAGAACGAGCCGATCGCGCCGAATCCGATTTACAACAGCTACGGGAGAAACTACAACAATTAAATATCGATCCCGATGCTCTATTGTAG